A region of the Phaeodactylum tricornutum CCAP 1055/1 chromosome 1, whole genome shotgun sequence genome:
TTTCACTGAAATAGATTCGGCTGGTGTACATGGACGTGATCGGAGAAAAGTCCATGTAGCTGGTGGCTGGAATCGCAATGAGCAAATCATTGGGGGACGATGGGTCCAAACGACCAGCGTACCCAGGAATATCTTCATAACCCTCGATTGACGGATCCAAATTTTCTCTGTAGGCATGACATTGCACGAGAACAGTAGGCAGCTCCAGAATTTGTTCCGGCGAGAGTCTCATCGGTAGATGAGAGTACGACTGACCAGTTGCCTGACGCCAAGCCATATTAAACTCCGGAGCTACATCTTTGTTGAGGTAAGTATCGGTTGTTCCCGAATCCACAATGACACCTTTACCACTATTAAGAACAGCAGGATTCATCTTTACTTTGATCGTACGGTGATCAGGATCCACACTCTTGGCAGATTGTCCGCCTCCTTGTCTAATATAAATGTTCTTGACGTAGACTGTATACCATCCAATTTTGGCCATGTTCTTGGCATACACCATGGGGCTGGTATCGAGGTTGGTGGATATTCCTCCAATTGTCATACTACCTGCCATGACACCACGCTTGCTTGTGCCCAGCTCTCGACGATAACACATGGAGAAAATATTGTGTTCAATCATGTGTCTGTCGTACAACTGTTTCGGTAAGGTCGCCTGGTGTGCTGACATTCCCATTATTCCATCCGCAAGCTGCGTAATGAACAAGCCAGTCATACTCTTTTGACATCCAAACATAAAGTCGATTGAGTTTCGTTGGTCTTCTAAAGAAACGGAGTCGATAATATCGGAACCACTGCAATAGAATCGATCTAAAACTTGTACGGCGTCCCATGAGCTGCCTTCCGTATAGGACTGGCTGAACCTACACTCCCCGTCTTGACATGTGATACCATCCCGGCATTCGTCACACTGGAGTTGATGAAACGATGCACTCTTTTTTGGTTCAAAGTAAGGATCGGTATGATGCGTCGAACCGCAATTTTGACATCCATTACAGGGAAAAGCAGTGTAGTGCGAGCCGGTATCGACGATGACCGTCTTTCGTTGCGGAAAGGGAGATCCCACCCAGACATTAACGTAGTGCGTTCCATAGCCTTGTGCCAAGGGTACGGCCTGATAATTGTTGTATTGTCCACCAGCAACGGGAGCAGCCTCCTGTGTCCTTCTCCTTTTGTCGGAGTGTGAACGCAATCGATTTTCTGCAGTCTGGTTGCGAAGCTCTGCGCTTTTGGGAATCTCCTTTTGTTCGTCTTCAAAAGAGTATTCTTCATCCCATTTTTCTCGTAAATCAATATTATTTTGGGTCCGATAAGCCTGCTCGTATCGACTCAAGTGTCGGAGGTCATGAAACTCTTGCAATTGACGGTTGTGTCGGTAACGTGGATCACGGGCATCAGGAATACCGGCATAAACGGCACTTCGTTCCGGTCGCAGCCATTCATCCGGTATGACGAAAGACGAGTTGCTCTGTAGTCTGCGGCGTTGACGAGCCTCTTTTAGAAATCCTGTCGGTTGCAAGTCAAATTGAAAAAGAGGCGCCGAGGACGCGACGCGTCGTTGCGAAACCGGCCCCTTCCCCGCCAAAACAATATTCAGCGCAATAAATATGACTAAAATTGTACAATACAAAACCATTGTGTTGAATTTAGGCACCATCAATCCACCCAGCGGCGACGGATGGCGGGGGTAGTTTGACAATGTCATGAAGAAATCAGAGTCAAAGGAAGTCGAAATGCATCACACTCTTGAGAGAGAGGCAAACGCGG
Encoded here:
- a CDS encoding predicted protein; this encodes MTLSNYPRHPSPLGGLMVPKFNTMVLYCTILVIFIALNIVLAGKGPVSQRRVASSAPLFQFDLQPTGFLKEARQRRRLQSNSSFVIPDEWLRPERSAVYAGIPDARDPRYRHNRQLQEFHDLRHLSRYEQAYRTQNNIDLREKWDEEYSFEDEQKEIPKSAELRNQTAENRLRSHSDKRRRTQEAAPVAGGQYNNYQAVPLAQGYGTHYVNVWVGSPFPQRKTVIVDTGSHYTAFPCNGCQNCGSTHHTDPYFEPKKSASFHQLQCDECRDGITCQDGECRFSQSYTEGSSWDAVQVLDRFYCSGSDIIDSVSLEDQRNSIDFMFGCQKSMTGLFITQLADGIMGMSAHQATLPKQLYDRHMIEHNIFSMCYRRELGTSKRGVMAGSMTIGGISTNLDTSPMVYAKNMAKIGWYTVYVKNIYIRQGGGQSAKSVDPDHRTIKVKMNPAVLNSGKGVIVDSGTTDTYLNKDVAPEFNMAWRQATGQSYSHLPMRLSPEQILELPTVLVQCHAYRENLDPSIEGYEDIPGYAGRLDPSSPNDLLIAIPATSYMDFSPITSMYTSRIYFSETSGGVLGSNTMQGHNVVFDWENGRVGFAESSCTYDKKSVPEVAQDNGYSKDCTVHAPILSTPCIDTVHREICEHASSNIALLGNETWTGIVESAGSKEGVQCTEVARESSSKSVFQNSDVDCNGKGTCEEKRSCQLTCAEAIVAANVSKAPISESIRYDCGDSLWSTCDHGCEQTRIVSAAHTDGICHEEHRFSRPCHIEACARSDPCLVPFLIHTVVGLQGISVSKWTGSSENTFVSALTSVARALNPLETFGEGDVNVLLAIPWHVDEDDPDQGTHVSKPIGTKIILEISIFNNLSNATSTVTSDTDDSSVKGILWNITERIKTRLPDTICNSDDMYTLAKKTLSIKKRVLESQLFIGSLIHEMERIELSDPISAAISMFSPLFHTVSLESENESRVVSSWTIQTTIDDQINYFGPPRPIWHTMLSFIHVVLLTMIFFLILTSAWTLLVSMYEYLLERGWFLRVRKGRHRYSPAKACDDSQTADQELELADGGNLEMTVQNTDFQSRGGTKAIKRKTSPADREGTIVKNISRTT